In a genomic window of Verrucomicrobiota bacterium:
- a CDS encoding HU family DNA-binding protein has protein sequence MNKVELVQAVRRQLGSDTSRAAAERAVSAVMQAIKTGVKKDKLVQLVGFGTFRIVERKARTGIHPKTLQPMKIPESKTVKFVPAKDFRTRV, from the coding sequence ATGAACAAAGTTGAGTTAGTGCAAGCGGTCCGGAGACAGCTTGGAAGCGATACAAGCCGGGCCGCAGCGGAGCGCGCAGTCTCCGCGGTGATGCAAGCCATCAAGACCGGCGTCAAGAAAGATAAACTTGTACAGCTGGTCGGATTCGGAACCTTCCGCATCGTCGAGCGCAAAGCCCGCACAGGCATTCACCCGAAGACGCTTCAGCCGATGAAAATACCGGAATCAAAGACGGTCAAATTCGTCCCGGCAAAGGATTTCAGAACCAGAGTCTAG
- a CDS encoding gamma carbonic anhydrase family protein, translating to MEQEHPPVWQRLDRYLSQTPMIDPSAYVAPGATLIGAVTLGARSSVWYQTVVRADINRIDIGAETNLQDGCVLHVADDYALRIGNGVNCGHRAILHACTVEDHVLVGMGACVMDGAVIGAECIIGAYSLVLKGTQVAPRSLVLGSPARVVRELTESEVAGIHSLAQKYVAVARHYREGGAGFRPS from the coding sequence ATGGAACAGGAGCACCCGCCCGTCTGGCAGCGACTCGACCGGTACTTGTCCCAGACGCCGATGATCGACCCATCAGCGTACGTGGCTCCCGGCGCGACGCTGATCGGCGCGGTCACGCTCGGTGCGCGGTCAAGCGTTTGGTATCAAACCGTGGTGCGCGCCGACATCAACCGCATTGACATCGGCGCAGAAACCAACCTCCAGGATGGGTGCGTGCTCCACGTGGCGGATGATTATGCCCTCCGGATCGGCAACGGGGTAAATTGCGGGCACCGGGCGATTCTGCACGCCTGCACCGTTGAGGATCACGTGCTCGTGGGCATGGGGGCGTGCGTGATGGATGGCGCGGTGATCGGCGCGGAGTGCATCATCGGCGCTTACTCATTGGTCTTGAAGGGAACGCAAGTCGCGCCGCGCTCCCTGGTGTTGGGCAGCCCGGCCCGGGTCGTCCGGGAACTGACTGAAAGCGAGGTGGCCGGCATCCATTCGCTGGCGCAGAAGTACGTCGCCGTGGCGCGTCATTACCGGGAAGGCGGGGCGGGCTTCAGGCCGTCATAG
- a CDS encoding ABC transporter ATP-binding protein, protein MRSVRRYPTSVLEVRDLSINFRARTAETTAVDRVTFRVEPGETVAVVGESGSGKSVTALALTRLLPQPPAVYRSGGIFLNGESVLDMASRRLRQIRGGQIAYVFQEPSTSLNPVIPVGRQLAENIRLHRPDVRNLRAEAIHWLEQVGIVEPAKRIHAYPFQLSGGMQQRVMIAMALSGRPQLLVADEPTTALDVTVQKQILDLFRELKVRFGMSILLITHNFGIVHGLADRIVVMWRGRVVEHGDTGRVLEHPEHPYTRALIDCVPRLGAHLRRLKVVDYDGLKPAPPSR, encoded by the coding sequence ATCCGCTCCGTCCGGCGTTATCCGACCTCCGTGTTGGAAGTTCGGGATCTTTCTATCAACTTTCGTGCCCGCACAGCCGAGACCACGGCGGTGGACCGGGTGACGTTCCGGGTAGAACCGGGAGAAACCGTGGCGGTCGTCGGCGAGAGCGGGAGCGGCAAGAGCGTCACGGCCCTGGCGCTGACGCGCCTGTTGCCGCAGCCTCCCGCCGTTTACCGCTCCGGCGGCATCTTTCTGAACGGTGAATCGGTGTTGGACATGGCGTCGCGCCGGTTACGCCAGATCCGTGGCGGACAAATCGCCTACGTTTTTCAGGAACCCTCCACCAGTTTGAACCCGGTAATCCCGGTGGGGCGCCAGCTGGCCGAAAACATCCGGCTGCACCGGCCCGACGTCCGGAACCTGCGGGCTGAGGCGATCCACTGGCTTGAGCAGGTCGGTATCGTGGAGCCGGCCAAACGCATTCACGCCTACCCGTTCCAACTCAGCGGCGGCATGCAGCAGCGCGTGATGATCGCCATGGCTTTGAGCGGGCGTCCGCAGCTCCTGGTTGCCGATGAACCTACCACGGCGCTGGATGTTACCGTCCAGAAACAGATTCTTGACCTGTTTCGCGAGCTGAAGGTGAGGTTTGGTATGTCGATCCTGCTCATCACGCACAACTTCGGCATCGTCCACGGTTTAGCCGACCGCATTGTCGTCATGTGGCGCGGCCGGGTGGTCGAACACGGTGATACCGGCCGCGTGCTCGAACATCCTGAACACCCGTACACGCGGGCGTTGATCGACTGCGTTCCGCGTCTCGGCGCACACCTGCGCCGGCTCAAGGTAGTCGACTATGACGGCCTGAAGCCCGCCCCGCCTTCCCGGTAA
- a CDS encoding transporter substrate-binding domain-containing protein — protein sequence MELSFPPFEMLDAAGKPAGVSPELAKALGDYLQRPVRIENLPFDGLIPALKTGKINLIISSLTKTPEREKSIDFSDPYLKMGLALLVHKDSRIQSIADVDQPNVRVAVKKATTAHIYALTHLKNARILVFNDDASCATEVSQGKADVMIYDQISIFQHAKKYPDTTKALLQPFQVEEWAIGLRKGDDELRNQVNAFLKQFKAAGGFDALGNKYFAANKKAFEEAGIPFYF from the coding sequence ATGGAACTTAGCTTTCCTCCGTTTGAAATGTTAGATGCTGCCGGCAAACCTGCAGGCGTCAGCCCGGAGCTTGCCAAGGCCTTGGGCGACTACCTCCAGCGGCCCGTCCGGATCGAGAACCTTCCCTTCGACGGGCTGATCCCGGCGCTGAAAACCGGCAAGATCAACCTCATCATTTCCTCACTGACCAAGACGCCGGAGCGGGAAAAATCGATCGACTTCAGCGACCCGTACCTGAAAATGGGCCTGGCGCTCCTGGTGCATAAAGATTCCCGCATCCAGTCAATCGCCGATGTTGACCAGCCGAACGTCAGGGTCGCAGTGAAGAAGGCGACGACCGCTCACATTTACGCGCTTACGCATCTCAAGAACGCCAGGATCCTCGTCTTTAACGACGACGCGAGCTGCGCGACGGAGGTGTCGCAAGGCAAAGCGGACGTAATGATCTATGATCAGATCTCGATTTTTCAGCACGCCAAAAAGTACCCCGACACCACCAAGGCCTTGCTCCAGCCTTTCCAAGTGGAGGAATGGGCCATCGGCCTCCGGAAAGGCGACGACGAACTACGAAACCAGGTTAACGCTTTTCTCAAACAGTTCAAAGCGGCGGGCGGCTTCGACGCGCTGGGAAACAAGTATTTTGCGGCAAACAAAAAAGCGTTCGAGGAAGCCGGCATTCCCTTCTACTTCTAA
- a CDS encoding YihY/virulence factor BrkB family protein gives MIQPASTNKPARVSPQKPPLIKRRFHIFVRSLKRAANRYNAVNGEQCAASFAYYAFFSLFPLILLAVAVGTFFVRDPLQTANSVVTQLEMYTPLQQHDRALLLDTVLNVLNNGWRAGLLSIFALLWGSLRFFQALVIGINRAWRQPDYDWWRLPLKNLLMTVIFVVALGLGVLTPAIFDHLKMWWPTLNLSVGLNLITAIFPTILLYLGILTIFRLAPRHRSRLRHIWMPAMITTVLLKFSQFALTWYLNTFNSNAVYGVFGSLMGLLLWIYVSGVIMIFGGCLCATGHAIVHFRVGRPRFIRWIARRPRQGESHGATADPQIKNRYPQNTQRTQKRKASTDYTD, from the coding sequence ATGATCCAACCCGCCTCGACCAACAAACCTGCGCGAGTCTCGCCACAGAAGCCGCCCCTGATCAAGCGGCGATTTCACATTTTTGTGCGTAGCCTGAAGCGGGCCGCCAATCGCTACAACGCCGTCAACGGTGAGCAGTGCGCTGCCTCCTTTGCCTATTACGCGTTCTTCTCGCTGTTTCCGCTGATCCTGCTGGCCGTCGCGGTCGGAACCTTCTTCGTGCGCGACCCTTTGCAGACCGCCAACTCGGTCGTCACGCAGCTCGAAATGTATACCCCGCTTCAGCAGCATGACCGGGCACTGCTCCTCGACACGGTGCTGAATGTTTTGAACAACGGGTGGCGCGCTGGGCTGCTCAGCATCTTCGCATTACTGTGGGGTTCATTACGTTTTTTTCAGGCGTTAGTAATCGGCATCAACCGCGCGTGGAGACAGCCGGATTACGATTGGTGGCGGCTGCCGCTCAAGAACCTGCTGATGACCGTGATTTTCGTGGTGGCGCTGGGGCTCGGCGTTCTGACGCCCGCCATCTTTGACCATCTGAAAATGTGGTGGCCTACCCTGAATCTGAGTGTGGGTCTGAACCTCATCACCGCGATTTTCCCGACGATCTTGTTGTACCTGGGAATCTTGACCATCTTCCGGCTTGCGCCACGACATCGATCGCGTCTGCGGCACATCTGGATGCCCGCTATGATCACCACCGTCCTGTTAAAGTTCAGTCAGTTTGCCCTTACGTGGTACCTGAACACGTTTAATTCCAACGCCGTTTATGGCGTGTTTGGGTCACTCATGGGGCTGTTGCTCTGGATCTACGTGTCGGGCGTGATCATGATTTTCGGAGGCTGTTTGTGCGCCACGGGCCACGCCATCGTGCATTTCCGGGTGGGCCGGCCTCGCTTCATACGCTGGATCGCACGGCGGCCGCGGCAAGGAGAATCACACGGCGCCACGGCGGATCCACAGATTAAAAACAGGTATCCGCAGAACACGCAGAGAACCCAGAAAAGGAAAGCATCCACAGATTACACAGATTAA